From a single Capsicum annuum cultivar UCD-10X-F1 chromosome 12, UCD10Xv1.1, whole genome shotgun sequence genomic region:
- the LOC124889611 gene encoding uncharacterized protein LOC124889611 codes for MPKVKAKEVLPQSQEENDGKESDESDEEVVEINNPQKEGGKLRKFMAKLSNLSINIPLLEAIQENLRYAKLMKKMMSKKNLVEGDTIEVTYGCSAIMDNKVMENKDDLRAFTIPCTIGTHEFAKDICDVDQSIKMPVEILFDVLVKVDKFILSADFVVLDCEMEKGVPIILGRPLFATGKATVDLVMGEMKFRVQEYKVSCKICKTKKQTAEL; via the exons ATGCCCAAAGTTAAAGCAAAGGAGGTATTACCTCAAAGTCAAGAAGAAAATGAtgggaaagaatctgatgagagTGATGAAGAAGTGGTTGAGATTAACAATCCACAAA AGGAAGGTGGCAAATTGAGGAAGTTCATGGCAAAACTTAGCAATCTCTCAATAAATATCCCATTGCTCGAGGCGATCCAAGAGAACCTGAGATATGCTAAGTTAATGAAAAAGATGATGTCCAAAAAGAATCTTGTTGAAGGTGACACCATTGAGGTCACTTATGGGTGCAGTGCTATCATGGATAATAAGGTTATGGAAAATAAAGATGACCttagagcattcactattccttgtacaaTTGGGACACATGAGTTTGCAAAAGATATATGTGATGTTG ACCAGTCCATCAAAATGCCGGTGGAAATTTTGTTTGATGTCCTTGTTAAAGTGGACAAGTTTATACTTTCGGCAGATTTCGTGGTATTGGATTGTGAAATGGAGAAAGGAGTACCTATAATCCTTGGTCGTCCTTTATTTGCCACCGGAAAAGCCACTGTCGATTTAGTGATGGGGGAAATGAAGTTTAGGGTGCAAGAGTATAAGGTCTCTTGCAAAATTTGCAAGACAAAAAAGCAAACCGCGGAGCTTTAA